The Lynx canadensis isolate LIC74 chromosome D2, mLynCan4.pri.v2, whole genome shotgun sequence DNA segment aaaaacaacagctgttggtgagggtgtggacaaagaggaaccctcgtgcactgttggtgggaatgcaaactggtgcggccaccaTAAAAACCAGTATGGAGGCTCTTCACAAcgtttaaaatagaactaccctgtgatccagaaATCACACTactcggtatttacccaaagaatacaaaaatactaactcaaaggggtacatgcaccccgatgtttatagcagcattatctacaatagccaaactatggaaatggCCCatgtgtccactgactgatgaatggatagagaagatgtgatatatatatatatatatatatatatatagagagagagagagagagagagagaattgttttaagccaaataagtcagaaaaaggcaaatatatgatttcactcatatgtggaatttaagaaacaaaacaacaaagcaaaggGGAtaaaggagggaggcaaaccaagaaacagactcctaattacagagaacacactgatggtcaccagaggggagttgggtgggggataGTTGAAATccgtgatggagattaaggaatgcccttgtcatgatgagcacagggtgatgtctggaagtgttgaattactatgttgtacacctgagactaatattacactgtatgttcactccctggaatttaaatagaaatttaaaaaaataataataaggtttGGTAACATCCTCCCGCCATGCTCAGTCCTTTCTATTCGTCATAATATTgttaaattccttttttctcccagttttatgtattttaaaattaggctTAAGCAATGCTTCTCAAACGTTTGTTTATATGTGAATCACCTGCAGATCTTATTAAATGCAGATTCCGATGCGGCTAGTCTGGGGTGGGCTTcacattctgcatttctaataggCTTcccagtgatgctgatgctgtggGTCCAAGGACCATGTTTTCAGTAGcaagagtttattttgtttatttatcttttaaagtctatttatttactttgagagagagagcacgtgaaagtgagagagagaatcccaagcaggctctgtgctaacagcgtggggctggatctcatgaaccgtgagtgagatcatgacttgaaccgaaaccaagagttggaagcttaaccaactgagccacccaggcgacccatcATTAGCAAGAGTTGAAAGCGCACTCCGTGTCCTTGAGCATATAACAGCAGGCAAGGGCAGAAGGAGGAGGTCTAGAATGGGGGCCTGTTGGTATGTTTCCCGGGTAAGCCCTGCGGAGTTGGAAGAAAAACAACTGTGATACCAAACTTCAGATTACAGTTCCTCAAGGATCTTTCTCCCTCCAGTACCTAAGAAACTAATGCAAGAAAACTGAAGGTTTTGATGTAATGCTTTGTCTACGATGATCAGTTTCAACCTTTCTTTCAAGTGTACCAAGGGTTGAGACAAGGGTTGCAACCAAGGGTTGCAAAGTACTTTGAGGACCTAAATGTAaatctcaaagattttttttcaagtattttttcaaTCATCTTGCCCCCATCAAATTTAATAATCCCTTTTCAACCACTTATCTTTGTCAAATCTTTTTAAGACATTCTACCTAGTTTtcacagaaataatgtttttgacATTCACGTAAGTAATGTATCTATGTCTGTCTTTACATACATTACAAAAATGAGTGCAATTGGCACAAGCTGCTTTATGAACAAACACAGCTGACGTGATGGACGTGTATTCATCACAGTGATGCAGGCAGGCGGGGTCCAAGAACCCAGGGGAAGATCCTGTTGGACCAGTCAATGCAGGACAGAAATCAAATGTAAACCAGAGGAGGTGGAAATGGTTTGTTGAATAGTGTAAGTGACACAAAATAGCAGACAGAGTGTCCGGGAGAtctggagaggaaaggaaaatgagtcTCGCCGTTGCTTGGGGCTAGGGGTTTGTATGGGAAGAGGTCTAGGGTACGTGTCCCTCCAGGAACCCAGGGTAAGGTCCCATCAGAAGCGAGGACCAGGTGAATAATAAAGGTTATTCCATAAGTTACCCGAGGCAGGGGTATCGATGCTGGCTTCAGCCAAGGTTTGTTCAAAGCTAACGTCCCGTAACACGTTCAGGATCTGGCTCTTTTTGGACATTACCAGGTGTTTGGAGCATAGGCAAAACTCAGAGAATGATTACTTGCCTCCCCTCTGAAGTGGGAACGGAGCTTCTTTAGTTTATTTAGAGGCAACATACAGAACATGAGTATATGGGGCCTCACAGAAAAACAGCAGGGATGGACCGTTATACTTCATGAAAAGCTAGGAATTTAAAAAGTGCcatacctttttttgttgttctgcaTGTTCATATGTTTGGTTGGTTGATCGATTCTGCAGAATTTTACTTGCTGAACTGGTGGCTCAACTGTTTTTCTAGTTCACATTTGGCAAGCTAGACACAAAATTTCAATTGAATCAAAAGCTCTGTTTTTGCACAGTATAACAGGAATTGTAAGCTCGCTGTAGGTAGAGTGACTTTCCTACCTCAACAGATTTCATAGAaacagccttttattttttgccatcaTATTCCATATTATACACACGTGTTACATACCTATATCTATACAACTCTGCCTATGCCTATAGCCTTATCTGTATATTATAGCAGGAGTGCAACCAGCATAAATTTGGGAACAGACACAATCGACACCATAAATGTAACATGGCCGTAATGAAGAGTAACTCATGAATGGTAACCAGCAAGTTTGTCTCATGTATATAACCATGTTTGGCAAAAGGATTGGAAGGCATGGATTGGTGGTAAGTGGTGCTCAGCTAAGAGAGCCattgtttaaaaacaagtaagaggggtgcctgggtggctcggttgattaagcgtccgacttcggctcaggtcgtggtctcacggctCATAGGTTGGatccctgtatcgggctctgtgctgacagctcagggcctggagcctgcttcggattctgtgtctccctctctctctgcccctccccactcatgctcactctctttctctttctcaaaaaacaaacattaaaaaaaattaaaaaaaaaaaaaaaaaacaaggcaaggaGACGAGAGAATGGGGAGAACATTTGAACTGGGGTGTTCAAGAAAAGCCTCCCTGAGTAAAGTGATATGGAAGTTAAAGCCTCGGGAAAGAGAATGAACTAGCCACTCAGAGGCCTGGGGAAAGAGTGGGGTAAGAGAACTGCCAAGTATAAAGCTGAGAGATGAAAATGAGCCCATGAATTCAAGGAAGCGATGCTAGGCCCAAAGGAGCCACAGCAGTGAGCCAGGGGCCCAAAGTTAGCACGTGAGATTGGCTTGGGGCTTTCTGGTACATGGTAAGGATGtgggattttattctaagagcaAAGCGACTCACAAGAGGCTTTAAACAAGGGAATGGCATGATCTGACTTTTTGTTACCACTTTTTTAATCAGCGTGGCTTCTCTGTGGACATTACATGGTGGATTCTTTTCGATTAATAACAGATAAATTAAAGAACTTTGTTTTTACCAAGTATGCTATACGTAAGTCCATTCCAGAGCTGTTggcatttaatattatatatatagttctcattttacagatttttgGATTGAAAAACATGTTGCTCTTTTGGcttaatatttgtgaaaaatgcaaaagagTTGTGGGAGAAAGGTAGACAGCGGATTAGTATTCTAGGATATTTTTCTGCTCCGTATACTTCATGAAAAGCTAGGAATTGAAAAGTGCcatacctttttttgttgttctggaTGTTCAtatgtttggttggttggttggtcggTTGGTTGATTTTGCAGAATTTTACTTGCTGAACCGGTGGCTCAACCGTTTTTCTAGTTCACGTTTGTCAAGCTCGACACTAACAATTTCAATTGAATCTCAAGCTCTGTTTTTGCAGAGTATAACAGGAATGGTAAGCTCAGAGCATTACGGGGCCTGGCAAGCCATTGTGTGAATCACACCTGAGGCTGGGCCCGTGGCCACGTTGGAGAATACATGTTGCACGTAAATGCACTCAAATTCAACATTTTGAGATGTTGGGCAGGTCACCCACAAAATATCTGCAGGCTCCATTGGCCCACAGGTCACAGATGGGGGTCCCTTGTCCAAAGATATTTAGAGCCTCTGAAGGACAAAACTGACATTGATGGCAGGAAGGGCAAAAGTAGTTGCTTCTAGAGATTTCAACAGTGTAATTCGTCTCTTCTTTAAAATAGACAAGgatctttttttctgtgaattggcatgcacagaaatataaaaacattttgggTATAGGCTTATCTTAAGACAGGAATTATATCCTAGTAATAGGTGGTAGTTGTGTTTATGCTCATAGAGCCAGGTTTGCATCTGGAAATGCTTGAATCCCTTCTTCTTTATGTCACTGTATTACTTAACATGTGAATAAGGGTGATGTTTGGGACATAGAGTGTGATTTTGTGGATGTTAATGCACCAAACAAGCCTCAATGAGGCCATTTCATCACATTATTAACCCAAATATATGATTGTTAATGTGGTCCGTGCTTTGAATGTTATCAAAAGTGAACATTAAGGCAAAGGAAGTCGGCGACTGAGTTATAGCAGGTGTTCTGTGTTCTGTGCAGTGTCCGGGGGTAAAGAGATAGATTCATAAACACGCAGTTGGCCACATGTTCACTCCAGGCAGCAAGGTGAGTGGAGCAAAGGCGGGAAGGTACACAGAAGTGGCTCAGACTTTTGCAACAGAATTACTGAATAATATTAGTAATGGAAGGAGGCAGAGTTTTGATTAAAACAGCTAATTAAGTGAAGAGACAAAATAATTGTGCGGGGTAACTGCTGATTTCATGGCTTGCTGCCCAAGAGATAATCCACTGTACTTTCGTGATAGACAAATAAGTCATCAAACcaattagctttatttatttttttgttaaaatttttttttcgtgtttatttatttttgacagagatagagagacagagagagacagaatgtgagcaggggaggggcagagagagagggagacccagaatccgaagcaggctccaggctctgagctgtcagcacagagcccaacgaggggttcgaactcacaaactgagagatcatgacctgagccaaagtcagatgctcagctgactgagccacccaggcaccccaagccacccaggagccccccgatttgctttttttaaaggaCCAACCTTCAGGACATATGGGATTGATTTCCAGTGTCTGCAGAGTTAATTTATACTGAATCACATAAAAGCAATTATGGCTGAAAATGTTGTGTATTTTATTCTAAGTCTTTGATAATTAGTTACCTACCTTTGGCACCTAAATTAACTCCTATTTATCAAGAATTGTCCTTAACCGGAATATTTCAACTTGTTTTTCTAGGATAATACTTCAGTATTTTTATGTACAGTATTTAATAATCATGGAGTTTGTTATTTTTGACAGTGCTACCCTAATGTCACCTTTGACGCAATATAGGCCCTTTACTGACATGAGGTTTATACTGAGGTAGAAAAATATCAAGAAGAAACAtgctaggggcacccgggtggatcatttggttaagcgtccgacttcggctcaggtcatgatctcacagttcgtgagtttcaagccccacatcaggctctgcgctgacagctcagagcctggagcccgcttcggatcctgtgtctccctctttctctctgcccctcccctgcttgcatgtgctcgctctctctctctctctctctctctctctctctctctcataaataaacaaacaacattttaaaaagaagaaacaggctAGTTAACACCTTATGTAAAAGGCAGTTTGTAATGTGAATATTTGTAATGCACAATTTTCCACCAAAGGAGTAAATGTTTGTTTGAAGGTGCataaaagccaatgaaaatattaaaagatgtaGTGAAGATTTGCAGTATGCATATGTATGGAACGCATTAGCAAAATACATACCAATATAATAATATTCATACTATTAAAGTTAATATTAATTATACACTTTTAAGTATAGTAATTGCCTTAAAATGCAGTAGTTCTTGACTGTAGACCATTCTTGACCAGAGACTGATGAGAGCAAGTCAACCAGAAGTCTGTCTAGACATTAGCTGACAATATAAAGCCGCAAGAGGCTGATATATTGTGAGCAGACTGAGATGTAACTGATAACTCACTTTTCCCTGGCGCGGTAGGGTGCTGCATATAATTACCCTTACACTTCATCAGTCCTGAGAGGAAGGCCGGACACACCATAGGAAATTGGGGTCCCTGTTCTTAGTCAGTGTCCCATCAGAACATGGGAAAGCAATCAGCTTTGCAAATTGAGATATTAaggcttttggtttgttttgttgttgtttttaagcttttttacCATTAGAATTCTGAAAAGAGTAGTTCAAAAATCATACATGATCTTTATTAGATTAGCTTACCTTCACCTGGGTTTCACATTGGCTTGTATCTTAtcaaataactcttaaaattaggagtcctggggagcctgggtggctcagtcggttaacagtccgacttcagctcaggtcatgatctcatgtttcttgagttcaagccccgcattgggctctgtgctgacagctcagagcctggagcctgcttcagatttctgtgtctccttctctttgcccctcccctgcttgtgctctctctctttctctctcaaagataaatgaacatttaaaaaaaaaatgagaagtccTGGAACATCAGCAGACATTAAAACACATCTTGATATTAGTCATCAATAATGTAAGAGGGGAATGGCTAATAGGCAGACACTGATTAAAGTTGCCCATTTCATATTCCCAACAAACAAACTGCTCAAAAGGAATAAGCCCTAAAAAGGTATTTACAAATCAGGGTTTCACCCCACCATCTTTAAGCATTGTTATAATGAATGAGTTTGTGATTGCATGTATAGCCTATCCATATTTGGGGAAATGCAGGATGTTAAGGGTTGTAACCAGTGGGTATGGAGTAAAACAGCTGGGATTCTGATTGTAGCAGACACGTATTGCTTGCATCACCATCAGATGAAAGGAGTCTCCATCCATCAATAGTGAGAGAACTGGGTGAGGAGAACCTACCTTATCAGAGCAAAGGAGATTGTTTCTATTACctattactaatttattttctaatgtaacTAGTTGTTACAGCTCATCTGTGTGGAATCTAAATGTTTTCGGGGAACTTTATGTGCTCTTAATGGgattcccccacctccccaagacTGGTAAGAACGTTTTGTCCTTCCTTCGCACCTGGTTTTGGTGTAGCGAATACAGAAATGATGGTCCCTCTTTAGAGTTCCTGGTCCAttaaaagggcgggggggggggggtagagggcAAAGTAAAATCAAGCACTGCAATGTAACATGTGCCGTCAGTTACGATGGTACCTATAAAGGTCTTCCTGGGATGCTGAGTATGGTTCTCTGTGGGGAACATAAGCGGAAGGAAGCCCAGTATGTGGGCATGCACCAAGATGTTGCTGATACCAACCATGGAATAATGTCTTGTTATTTCAGCCATGTAACTATACAGATAGTGGATCAAAGAAAGGGATTTCCATCCATGCCTGCaaattttttgttgctgtttttgtttgcctttttcatttaaagggggaaaaaggtaTTCAGACCCATGGATTTCtcaaaatagatttcttttgggtaattcattcattaaaaatcagATACTAAAGTCATCCTTAATTTTACATCCCTTTTATTCAGTCTGCATTGAACGATGCAAGTTTAACTACAACAGGGAGTGGAACATCTAAGTTTTCAGGGAGAGCCCTTCAGTGAAAGCTTTGGGATAAAGCATTTTTAACTTCCAAGCAATCAAGCCAACTCTGTGAATGAGTATTAACCAGAACTCGCATATATGGAAGGGAGAGTTGTCCTCTCCAATATGGAGGAAGCATAGAGAAAACAGGGGAAAGGGAacagtatgaaaaataaaaaacgaaTAGACAGGAAATAGCACAAGGAAGAAACCTTTGTAAAAAAGAGTGAGGCACCCGTGTAAGACACAAAAACCTTATAAGAGGAAAAATTCAGTTTCCAAATCTCAGCTCTCTCCTTgtattaaatgctattttttcctCTATTACTTGACATTGGTTTTCTTCTCCGGAGTTAAGACCACCTGGTTATGTGACCAAACACATTTGGGTGTTTGTGCTTCTCTTAATTATTATTCGGTCTATGACACAAATTTTTATGTATCCACATCCTCAAGGCTTAAAAATAAACTAGGTAATAGCTCTAAACGAAATGTGGTAAGCCCCACCTTCCTAgtgatttttaaatctctctcctGGGTATGTGTACTGGACTAAATAgctttgttacttttaaaaactaaaaagtgagTTAATAACTAGCCGAGCGCAGAATTCAGGCTATAAGATATCACAATTATTCCAATAACACGGGGATAGATAAGTAGATCTGTAAGTAAGAGAACTAAAAGGCATGTTAAACATTGGAGAGACTAAGATTGTAAAGTCCCCATCCTGGGTGACCACATGGATGCCATCTGTATATGGAAGCTAGTCACCAGGAAACTGAGAACTTGACTGCACGAAGCTCTCTATTTATGAGAAGTCCAACGGATGTGTACAACTCTCCCAGATCACCTGGTCCCTAGACACTGATTTTTAGAAAGGATGGGAGAGGATTACTTAGATTCATATTCAGGGCTTGAAAACTAGGGAGAAACGGGAAGGTACTGAGAGATACGGAGTCTAGTCGGAGCCGACTTCGGTAACCGGGCTGATCCCAGAACTGTCCCAGCAAAGTCATCACTCTCCAGGCCAGGCCACAATATTGCTCATCTCCGGTTAGATGATGCAACGCCACACCAGGTACATTCCTGGATTTTTCAGGTAGCATagctttaggaaaaaaacaattctaatacCGCAAGTTGAGACTTACCCTGTTAGCACTAACATTTTGAAATACTCCAAAACACTCTCACAATGTTTAACCTAGGACAGCATTCTTACTGACCCCAAAATAGGATTTCGTATTTTAAACGGCTTACCAAAAAATGTATCTTCTAATTTTGAGgtaaacttctttattttcttacacaACCAAGAATCTTAAACTATCTTAGTACATTACCAGCTTAACAAGTCATATTTTAGTATTATGTGCAGTTGTCACATTGTTttactcaatatttaaaaaaatgtagttaaCATACCGTAGACACTTTTAATATTGCTTATTCTTTGTAATCGTATTTGGTATAATATAACCATGTCCCgagttatttttgtatatttacagTGAATAAAAGTGAACAGACccactccccccaacccccacccccattaaaataaaaaggaaaacagagaaaaatacaaagacagcAAGATGAAATAAGGTTCTGGGAGGGAAACCCTAATCATTCACGTGTGGGGATGCAGCGGTCAGCTTTTTGCACCCATTCTCCATGCTACACAAAAACTTTGGGAATACTGCCAAACACTGTCTAAGACCTTTCAAGAAGCTCCAGTAGATTTCTGAATTTGTTCCTTTAAAATCAGAATGCTCTGCCTTTGCTCAGGAGGCAGCATGGCGATCTGATCTGCAGTCAGTTGGAGAACCTGCATGATCAGAGCTGCCTTCTCTTGATCCTGCGGAGTTACCTGGCTCTGCCCAGGGCTAAAACTGCTCGGCTGGCCTCCACCTTGCTTACCCGCCCCCTGCAGGCCCACTCCTTGTATGCCCGCCCCCTGCATGCCCGCTCCTTGTATGCCCGCCCCCTGCATGCCCGCTCCTTGTATGCCCGCCCCCTGCATGCCCGTTCCTTGTATGCCCGCCCCCTGCATGCCCGTTCCTTGTATGCCTGCCCCCTGCATGCCCGCTCCAGGATTTCCCACCCCTGAAATGCTCGAGACCTGTCTGGGTCCCTGAGGACCACCTGCCCCCATATTAATGGGACCAGGACCCTGGATTCCACCAGTCATAGGGCCTCTGGAGCTGGGGCCAGGGCCCCTTAGCTCCATTCCTCTTCCATCCATGCCTCTCGCTTCCATCCCTCTGGTTTCCATTGCACAGGTCTCCATTCCTCTTCTCTCCATTACTCGGGTCTCCAAGACTTCCGTCTCCATGGCTCGAGTCTCCATCCCTCGAGAATCTCGACTTCCTCTACCATCCATTGGGAGACCCCTTTGATCTATCATGGGTCCTCTGGGCTCTCCAATTAGCAGTCTGGGATCTGCTAATGGCCCTCCCCTCATCTCATGGGAGGAAGGGCCCCGGCCGTCGTGACCAGAGGCGTGGTGCATGGGGGGGCCCTGATGAGGTGGGCCAAGGTAGCCTCTGGGCTCTACCTCCCCAGTGACTGAAAGCAAAGTCCCTCCACGGGGGTCGTTTGGAGCATCTCCTAACAGCCCTCGAGGAGGCAGGCCACCGGCAGTCATGGGTCCACGAGGTAGAGGAGCTCGGGGATCCGACATCTGCACCTGTCCCCGCTCTAAAGGCACTGGGCCGACGCCCGGCATCCCAACCTGGGGCTGCATTCCTCCCCCGGGAGTTAGGGAACCAGGCCCGGGTCCGGGAACCGCAGCTGGCATCGGCCCCGGGGCTGGGATCCCGCCCTGGATAGGGGTCTGCATCAGAGGAGGAATGTCTTTCACTGGCCGTCTGGCCATATGCTGCGGCTGAGGGGCTGGCGGGTTCTGCTGGTTCAGCAGGACACTGGGTCCCGGGCACAGccccgggccggggccggggccggacACGGGCTGAGATTTGCCCGGGATGAGCGGGGTGACGTGGATCTTGCGGTGCAGGATTTTCAGAGCGATCTCCGGGTCCATTATTCTCATCACCACCTGGGCCTGCAGCAGCGCATAGGCCAGCTGGGGGTTCTGAAGCAGCATATTTCGCGCTTCCTGGTGGCTGTTCTGCACGCACAGCTTCATCTGCTTCATGAGCTCGAACATCTGCTCGGGGGGCAGACTGGCGACCGCCCTGGTGATGGACTCGGGGGCGTCTTCCGGGTCGATGGGGTCCCCGTAGGGCGAGTCGATGATGGGCGCCGCGGGCCCCAGGCTCTTGAGCTCCTCCTTGTTCTTCTCGCTGGCCGCGTTGTCCACCCGCAGCGCCCGGCCGCTGAACTCGCGCCCGTTGAGGTTGCGCATGGCGCTCAGCGCGGTCTCCTGGTCCTGGTACTCGCAGAAGCCATAGCCCTTGGGCTTGCCCGTCTCCCGGTCGTACACCAGCCGGAAACTGACCACAGAACCGACCTCCGAGAAAATGTCCTTCAGCTGCTCCTCGGTTGCCTCATACGGAATGTTCCCCACGAACACGGAACGCAGTGACCGATCCATCGCCGGGTCTCTCACCGCCAAACTCGACATGATTCCGGTTGGGCGCCCAGCGGAGAGCCGATTCTTTCCAAGAGTCGTCCTCTGGCGACCCACGCTTCCGCTGGGCACCGGAAGCGGCTCTAGGGCTCCGGAGCGGAACCCTCCGCGGGCCCGATCGAATCGTTCCGCTAAAGCCGCGGACGCCGCACCGCGTCTCTGCTCCCCTACCTACATTAGCTAATGCTTTGTGCCTCTGGTCTTTCGTGATTCTGCCAGTTCCTTATTTCCGAGAGGGACGACTCCCTTCTCGTGTCTCATCGTGAAGACTTCCCGCGGCCGGTGCAGGCTGACCACAGTCAAGATGGCCGCTCGGGCTTCACCATGGTAACCGGAAGCGGCCACCTCCCGTGACGTCAGGGGCGGCTTTGCTTCCGTTTGCCCGGCGGGAAACCGCCAACCGTAAACGGGTCTGGGCGGCGGCTCCTCTGTT contains these protein-coding regions:
- the CSTF2T gene encoding cleavage stimulation factor subunit 2 tau variant — encoded protein: MSSLAVRDPAMDRSLRSVFVGNIPYEATEEQLKDIFSEVGSVVSFRLVYDRETGKPKGYGFCEYQDQETALSAMRNLNGREFSGRALRVDNAASEKNKEELKSLGPAAPIIDSPYGDPIDPEDAPESITRAVASLPPEQMFELMKQMKLCVQNSHQEARNMLLQNPQLAYALLQAQVVMRIMDPEIALKILHRKIHVTPLIPGKSQPVSGPGPGPGLCPGPSVLLNQQNPPAPQPQHMARRPVKDIPPLMQTPIQGGIPAPGPMPAAVPGPGPGSLTPGGGMQPQVGMPGVGPVPLERGQVQMSDPRAPLPRGPMTAGGLPPRGLLGDAPNDPRGGTLLSVTGEVEPRGYLGPPHQGPPMHHASGHDGRGPSSHEMRGGPLADPRLLIGEPRGPMIDQRGLPMDGRGSRDSRGMETRAMETEVLETRVMERRGMETCAMETRGMEARGMDGRGMELRGPGPSSRGPMTGGIQGPGPINMGAGGPQGPRQVSSISGVGNPGAGMQGAGIQGTGMQGAGIQGTGMQGAGIQGAGMQGAGIQGAGMQGAGIQGVGLQGAGKQGGGQPSSFSPGQSQVTPQDQEKAALIMQVLQLTADQIAMLPPEQRQSILILKEQIQKSTGAS